The Intestinibaculum porci DNA window TTGAAAATCATCACCCTTGAGCCATCTTCTAAAGTGGCTTCGATATTTAAATCAGGGGTGCCAATCATAAAGTCCACATGATTTAAAGAATCATTAACGCCATGGGCATATAATTCTTCTTTACTCATTCCTACACCATCTTTTAAGCATTCTGCAAAGCCTTTACCAATTGCTAAATGACAAGCCGCATTTTCATCGAAGAGTGTATTATAAAATAGGATTCCCATCTGCGAAATTGGTGAATCATAAGGCACTAAAGCTGCTTCGCCTAAATAATGGGAGCCTTCATCTGTTTCAATCATACTGCGCAAAGCTTCTAAGCCTTCTTTTGCCTCATAAGCGACAATTCGCCCATCTTTAAAAGTCAAAGAGAAGTCTTTAATCAATGTGCCATTATTATTGAGCGGCAATGAGGCATAGACGATGCCATTGACATCTTTGAAGTTTGGCGAAGTAAAGATTTCTTCGGTTGGCATATTAGGGAAACTATAAAGGCCGTCAGTCGTATAGCTGCCGCCTCCCGCAAACAAGTAATCTTTATTCATCCCAACCGTTAAATCCGTGCCTAAGCTATTGGTATAATGTAATGAGCGAATCTTCATCGCATTGAGCTTATTGACACGATTTTCAAAAGAGACACGATGGAGATCCCAGGTTTTTAATGGATCAAGGGTATCGACATAGCAGACATGATAGATTGCCTGCCATAAAGCTTCGAGCGCTTCCTGATCACTCATATCCGGGAATACTTTATTAGCCCAGCGCTTAGATGGTGCACCAACGATACACCAGCGATCAATCATCAGATCCAAGTGATCATAGAATAACTTGCAGGCTTCATGCATGGTATTCATGCGCGTCTGCATCTTCATCGGATCAACTTCTTTAAACATTTCGGGATCTTCACTTGTAATCGATAAAACCGCTGCATGCTTTTTAGCATAATCATTATGTAAATCTACTAAATAGTTGGGCACTTCTTTAAAATAGTCGACATCATTATGCATATAGCGCGCTTTGGCGATTTCATCATCAACATAATGGGGAATAACATCGCGGGCTCCGGCCGCGAAAGCAGCCTTAGCGACGGCTTTGACTAATGGCGCACATTCCACATCTGCGGTAATGACGAGGTCCTGTCCTTTCTGAATATTCAATCCTTTTTTCACAATCAGCTGTGCATATTTATTGATCATATTTATTACCTACCTTTATGTATTCATAATAACATAATCTAGAAAACATTTCACGAATTATGAAATTATTGACACATTCCTGCGGTAATTTCCTATTTTCACGAAATGAGTGATAATATTTTGTGTTATCTTCTTGAATTTCAAACCGCGATATGTTACTATACCTCTAGCATTTCAAGACGTATTTTAGAGATTTATGAATGGCTTATTCATTGATTTTGGAAATAAAGAATGTGTGCAAGTTCAAGGAGGTATGTCAAAATGACTACAGGAAAAGTAAAATGGTTTAAAGCGGACAAAGGTTATGGTTTCATTACTGTTGAAGGACAGGCAAAAGATATCTTCGTGCATTTTTCCGCAATCAATGCAGACGGCTATAAGACTCTTGAAGAAGGTCAGACTGTTGAATTCGATATCGTTGAAGGCGATCGCGGGCCACAGGCTGCTAATGTCACTGTTGTAAAATAACCATTACGGAGGCTTCGGCCTCCTTTTTAATTATTTTTTTTTAAATGTCGTTTTTCCTTTTTTATGTAAGCGGATACTCTTATAATAGAAGTAGTTGGAAAGGATATATACGCTATCCCAGACGATTCAAGGGACATGAGTGGGATGAATACAAAAACATCAGGAAAATACGAAAGGAAAAGCTATAAATCCCTTTTTCCCATTTATAGCAGGATTAAACCCATGGACAGTTTAGTAGAGGCAATTGAGGGATCATATAATGGTCATCCCAAGCTAGTGCTTGTAGTCGGCAAGCCAGGAAGTGGCAAGTCGAAATTAGTAAAGGAATATTCACACAATACAGGTATTCCAATCGTTGACTTTTCAAAGGTCCTCACCGATGATCAGCATGATCTGAAGACAACTATGAAGGAATTTTTAAAGAATTACCGTTTTGACGTGTTATTAATCGACAACAAAGCCGCATTATATGATGCCCTCAACGATGACTTAAAAAATGTTTTAGACGATTTAGCAAAGAAAGTCACGGTCGTCGCCACTTGGAATGGATACATCAATGAAGGTAATTTGGCCCATATTGTCAACGGAGATGAGGTACTCTATCCACTTGATGGCTCATTTGAATATGTATTAGTACAATAGATGATAAATAGACCCGGCATAATAAGCCGGGTTTTAACGTTTTTCAATTTCAATAACATAAGGAGCTAATGGTTTATTAAGCATCTTAAATAAGGCGACATTATAGCAATGACGATCTAACTGCGCGCAGTAATCTGCCACGCTTTGCGCTTCTCTAGTCCCTTCTTCATGACCGATATAACAAACCACAAAGAGCACCTGACGCATCATTTTAACCACTTTTTCTAAGGCGATCATCGTCGTTTCCTGATGCGTTGTAATAAGATGATCATGAGCGGGTAAATACCCTAAATTAAAGATGCCAATATCAAATTCCTGAATGTAACGATCACAATGTTCATGACCATCTAAAATCAGATGGACATGATCATCAGACACTTTTTCTCTTGTCGCCTTTAAAGCTTCCTCCTGAATATCAAAGCTATACACTTCTTTGCAGATCTTTGATAAGGCTAAGGTATCATTGCCCTGCCCCATTGTAAAATCAACGCCGATATCATGTTTAGGATACGTTTTCATCCTTTCATGAACATATTCCACCATCGTATACATAGTCATCCTCCTCAAAAAAAGTCTGGATGGCCCAGACTTTCTACTTTAACTGTGGCAGTTGTCCTGTATATAAGACATATTCTTCAAGGCACCAGTTCTTTTCATGCATTAATGTAGCGGCTTTCGTGCCGACATAACGGACATGCCATGGTTCATTGGTAATCCCCGTCATCTTTGTTTTATCAGATGCATAACGGATAACAAAACCATATTTATAACAGTTTTCTTTTAACCATTTGTATTCTGAAGTAAAGCCAAAGACAGCGACTTTCTTCGTATCAACACTCTTGCTGGTAATATCGATCCCTAAACCGGTCTGATGTTCACTAGAGCCTGGGGAAGCTGCATTGATCGCTGCATAGGCTGCCCCATATTTTGTTTCCATCTGCTGGTAGATCTTCTGCTGTTCGCTATAGCTGCGGAAACAGCTGTTTAATAATAAGTATTCCTGATCCGCAGCCGCCGCTTTCGCCATTTTCACAAAAGCCTGATAAGCAACTTTGCGAAGCTGAGGATGCCCGTTTTCACTTGAGATATAAGCTTTATCTGGCATCACTAAATCACTTGGCTGATAATCGGATGGCAGCGTAAAGCCTTTTTTCACGATATTTAATAAGTTGGCAGGATTCTGAATCCGATATGTTTTTGTCACCTTATTAGAGCTGTAGATAAATGGATATGTTGTATAGATCACAGCATAATTGTAATTATGTTTCTGATTATATAACTTGATATATTTATCCATATCCTGATACTGGAAGCCAGTAACGGCTTTATAAGGCTTCATATCATTATAAGAATATTTGTGTTTAACCAAATAGGCCAAATCAGATTCCGAAGCATCTTTTAAAACGGTCCATAACTGACTGTTTGTGTAACCAACGGTCTTTAACTTTGGTACATAATTGGTAAAGTAGTTATCAATCGTTTTCACGACATCTTTACTATCCATCTTTGGATAATAACTATAATACTTTTCATAATCATCATACAATGAGACATTTTTCGATAAATCAATCCATGTCTTAATATGATCCACTTTATCTTCATGGGTTAAAATGGAAATCTTATCACTTGTTAACTCTAAGATCGCATTCTGTTCACTCCACGAATATCCTTTCGTCGCGAGCTGTAAGCGCGAGAAGTTGAACGCTAATACAATGCCTAAAACGATCACAATACCGGCAATGACGGGAATCAGACGATCCCAGCGTACTGAGCCGAAGCGGCGCCGACGCCCATAAGAATAACGGTTTCTGCCATAAGAATATTTATTTCTGCGATTTCTCATATATACGTCCTTTCCTTAATTCATTGCCATTATAGCCTAAAGATTCTTTAAATGCCATAAAAAAAACTGTTATTGCAATAAGGGGGTAATTATGGTATTTTATTACTGTTATAAAGGAGGCTCAACAATGCATTTTGTAATTAGTGTATTTGTTTCATTATGTATACTTGCATTAATCATTCTCTTTACTGAAGTCTTCCCAGTATGGGTAAAAGCATTCTTCGCTTTAGGCGGCAGTGCCACAACAGGTTATGCCATCGCCTTATTGATTAAGAAGATCGCTAAAGTTACAAAATGGTACAAGGCACCAGATCTGATGCTATCATTTGGGATCGCCAGTGTATGCGTCCTGGTGATTGTCATCATTTGTTCCATCATTCTTAAAAAACGAAGAGATAAAAAACAGGCAGCTGCATAAATCGCAGTTGCCCTTTTTATTTATAATAATATTCAATTTTCAAACGTTCCTCATAAGTCACCTTTGCGTTCGCACCAGAAATAATAGGCATAGTCGGACCAATATGACCAAAATCACAATCGAAGAGAATCGG harbors:
- a CDS encoding aminopeptidase: MINKYAQLIVKKGLNIQKGQDLVITADVECAPLVKAVAKAAFAAGARDVIPHYVDDEIAKARYMHNDVDYFKEVPNYLVDLHNDYAKKHAAVLSITSEDPEMFKEVDPMKMQTRMNTMHEACKLFYDHLDLMIDRWCIVGAPSKRWANKVFPDMSDQEALEALWQAIYHVCYVDTLDPLKTWDLHRVSFENRVNKLNAMKIRSLHYTNSLGTDLTVGMNKDYLFAGGGSYTTDGLYSFPNMPTEEIFTSPNFKDVNGIVYASLPLNNNGTLIKDFSLTFKDGRIVAYEAKEGLEALRSMIETDEGSHYLGEAALVPYDSPISQMGILFYNTLFDENAACHLAIGKGFAECLKDGVGMSKEELYAHGVNDSLNHVDFMIGTPDLNIEATLEDGSRVMIFKDGIFAI
- a CDS encoding cold-shock protein; translation: MTTGKVKWFKADKGYGFITVEGQAKDIFVHFSAINADGYKTLEEGQTVEFDIVEGDRGPQAANVTVVK
- the brxF gene encoding BREX-3 system P-loop-containing protein BrxF, translating into MDSLVEAIEGSYNGHPKLVLVVGKPGSGKSKLVKEYSHNTGIPIVDFSKVLTDDQHDLKTTMKEFLKNYRFDVLLIDNKAALYDALNDDLKNVLDDLAKKVTVVATWNGYINEGNLAHIVNGDEVLYPLDGSFEYVLVQ
- a CDS encoding tRNA (mnm(5)s(2)U34)-methyltransferase, which translates into the protein MYTMVEYVHERMKTYPKHDIGVDFTMGQGNDTLALSKICKEVYSFDIQEEALKATREKVSDDHVHLILDGHEHCDRYIQEFDIGIFNLGYLPAHDHLITTHQETTMIALEKVVKMMRQVLFVVCYIGHEEGTREAQSVADYCAQLDRHCYNVALFKMLNKPLAPYVIEIEKR
- a CDS encoding M15 family metallopeptidase, coding for MRNRRNKYSYGRNRYSYGRRRRFGSVRWDRLIPVIAGIVIVLGIVLAFNFSRLQLATKGYSWSEQNAILELTSDKISILTHEDKVDHIKTWIDLSKNVSLYDDYEKYYSYYPKMDSKDVVKTIDNYFTNYVPKLKTVGYTNSQLWTVLKDASESDLAYLVKHKYSYNDMKPYKAVTGFQYQDMDKYIKLYNQKHNYNYAVIYTTYPFIYSSNKVTKTYRIQNPANLLNIVKKGFTLPSDYQPSDLVMPDKAYISSENGHPQLRKVAYQAFVKMAKAAAADQEYLLLNSCFRSYSEQQKIYQQMETKYGAAYAAINAASPGSSEHQTGLGIDITSKSVDTKKVAVFGFTSEYKWLKENCYKYGFVIRYASDKTKMTGITNEPWHVRYVGTKAATLMHEKNWCLEEYVLYTGQLPQLK